From a single Brassica napus cultivar Da-Ae chromosome C9, Da-Ae, whole genome shotgun sequence genomic region:
- the LOC106422154 gene encoding uncharacterized protein LOC106422154, whose translation MIKRSSNCAICENTNRASICSVCVNHRLIEYNTLLKSLKTRRDSLHSKLSELLEAKGKADDQKNWRFLQNEKISNLKNSLRRNKEQLTQGKAKIDRESRDLKLKYGVLDSARSTLEKIRVEQVEKYFPNLICTQSLGHMAISSERLHKQSVVVKQICKLFPQRQVGFEGDIQNGSGDPFNLICNSRLPKGLDPHSIPSEELAASLGLMVQLLNLVVHNLAAPALHSSGFAGSCSRIWQRNSYWDARPSTRSNEYPLFIPRQNYCTTSVENSWTDKNSSNFGIASMDSDRKEARLDSTGRNSFNYSSASPHSVESHRDLQKGIALLKKSVACLTAYCYNSLSLEVPPETSTFEAFAKLLATLSSSKEVRSVFSLKMASSRSCKKAQQLNKSIWNAHSVISSSILESAHLPRNAIYNQDTNSTASYLSATESSETRKNNDMNGWDLVEHPKYPPPPSQSEDVEHWTRAMFIDAKKK comes from the exons ATGATAAAACGATCTAGTAATTGCGCAATTTGCGAGAATACGAATCGTGCTTCTATCTGCAGCGTTTGCGTTAATCATAG ATTGATTGAGTATAATACTTTGTTAAAGTCACTAAAGACTCGACGAGATTCTTTGCATTCAAAACTGAGTGAGCTATTGGAAGCTAAG GGAAAAGCTGATGATCAGAAGAATTGGAGATTCCTTCAAAACGAGAAGATTTCAAACTTGAAGAATAGTCTTCGGCGTAACAAGGAGCAACTAACCCAAG GAAAGGCTAAGATTGACAGAGAATCTCGTGATCTCAAACTTAAATATGGAGTTCTCGATTCAGCTCGCTCCACG CTAGAAAAGATTAGAGTAGAGCAAGTGGAAAAGTATTTTCCCAATCTAATATGTACGCAGAGCCTTGGCCAT ATGGCAATTTCGTCTGAGCGCCTTCACAAGCAGTCAGTGGTTGTCAAGCAAATATGCAAGTTGTTCCCTCAACGCCAA GTTGGCTTTGAGGGAGACATTCAAAACGGTTCAGGTGATCCGTTTAATCTCATTTGCAATTCACGTCTCCCGAAAGGTCTGGATCCTCATTCCATCCCATCAGAAGAACTCGCTGCGTCTTTGGG GTTGATGGTCCAGCTTCTGAACCTTGTTGTTCACAACCTAGCCGCTCCTGCACTCCATAGCTCAGGTTTTGCG GGCTCTTGCTCCCGTATATGGCAACGAAATTCGTATTGGGACGCACGTCCTTCTACTCGAAG CAATGAGTATCCTCTCTTCATACCTCGCCAGAATTACTGTACAACAAGCGTTGAAAACTCATGGACAGATAAAAACTCCAGCAATTTTGGTATTGCTTCCATGGATTCAGATAGGAAAGAAGCGCGTCTGGACTCTACAGGAAGAAACAGCTTTAATTACTCCTCTGCTTCTCCTCATTCGGTTGAGTCACACAGAGATCTACAGAAAGGAATAGCTCTTCTCAAGAAAAGCGTTGCGTGCTTGACTGCGTATTGTTACAATTCTCTTTCCCTCGAAGTGCCGCCCGAGACCTCAACTTTTGAAGCTTTTGCCAAATTATTGGCCACACTTTCGTCATCAAAGGAGGTCCGGTCTGTTTTCTCTCTGAAAATGGCTTCTTCAAG ATCATGCAAGAAGGCTCAACAACTCAACAAGTCCATTTGGAACGCTCACTCTGTCATCTCAAGCTCCATACTTGAGAGTGCCCATCTTCCG AGGAACGCAATTTATAACCAGGATACGAACTCAACAGCTAGTTATCTCTCTGCAACTGAATCATCGGAGACCCGGAAGAACAACGATATGAACGGATGGGATTTGGTGGAGCATCCAAAGTACCCTCCACCACCATCGCAGTCTGAGGATGTTGAACACTGGACGCGTGCTATGTTTATCGATGCCAAGAAAAAATGA
- the LOC106422082 gene encoding coatomer subunit zeta-3 isoform X1 — protein MSRANDSCPLVKNILLLDSEGKRVAVKYYSDDWTTNAAKLAFEKYVFTKTAKTNARTEAEITLLENNIVVYKFAQDLHFFVTGGEDENELILSSVLQGFFDAVALLFRNNVEKMEALENLDLIFLCLDEMVDQGMVLETDANVIAGKVAMQSAEASGSLSEQTLTQAFATAREHLARSLLT, from the exons ATGTCAAGGGCTAAT GATTCTTGTCCTTTGGTAAAGAACATTCTTCTTCTAGACTCTGAAGGGAAACGTGTGGCTGTCAAGTATTACTCGGATGATTGGACAACTAATGCTGCCAAGTTagcttttgaaaaatatgtctTCACGAAGACCGCTAAAACCAATGCTCGCACAGAAG CAGAGATCACGCTGTTGGAGAATAACATTGTTGTCTATAAGTTTGCCCAGGACCTTCACTTCTTTGTTACCGGAGGTGAAGATGAAAACGAGCTCAtcttatcatctgttctacaAGGCTTTTTTGATGCTGTTGCATTACTTTTCAG GAACAATGTTGAAAAGATGGAAGCCCTTGAAAACTTGGATCTCATCTTTTTGTGCCTTGATGAGATGGTTGATCAGGG GATGGTATTGGAAACAGATGCCAATGTCATTGCGGGAAAAGTAGCAATGCAGAGCGCAGAAGCAAGTGGTTCACTCTCTGAACAG ACATTAACTCAAGCATTCGCAACGGCGCGAGAGCACCTGGCAAGAAGTCTTTTAACATGA
- the LOC106422082 gene encoding coatomer subunit zeta-3 isoform X2 → MSRANDSCPLVKNILLLDSEGKRVAVKYYSDDWTTNAAKLAFEKYVFTKTAKTNARTEEITLLENNIVVYKFAQDLHFFVTGGEDENELILSSVLQGFFDAVALLFRNNVEKMEALENLDLIFLCLDEMVDQGMVLETDANVIAGKVAMQSAEASGSLSEQTLTQAFATAREHLARSLLT, encoded by the exons ATGTCAAGGGCTAAT GATTCTTGTCCTTTGGTAAAGAACATTCTTCTTCTAGACTCTGAAGGGAAACGTGTGGCTGTCAAGTATTACTCGGATGATTGGACAACTAATGCTGCCAAGTTagcttttgaaaaatatgtctTCACGAAGACCGCTAAAACCAATGCTCGCACAGAAG AGATCACGCTGTTGGAGAATAACATTGTTGTCTATAAGTTTGCCCAGGACCTTCACTTCTTTGTTACCGGAGGTGAAGATGAAAACGAGCTCAtcttatcatctgttctacaAGGCTTTTTTGATGCTGTTGCATTACTTTTCAG GAACAATGTTGAAAAGATGGAAGCCCTTGAAAACTTGGATCTCATCTTTTTGTGCCTTGATGAGATGGTTGATCAGGG GATGGTATTGGAAACAGATGCCAATGTCATTGCGGGAAAAGTAGCAATGCAGAGCGCAGAAGCAAGTGGTTCACTCTCTGAACAG ACATTAACTCAAGCATTCGCAACGGCGCGAGAGCACCTGGCAAGAAGTCTTTTAACATGA
- the LOC106422096 gene encoding uncharacterized protein LOC106422096 yields MISFKVVSQFCVIIGSYSGISFAFLPKVVQNRSILFIGNSPVRSNMADSLHKAIHSMSLEEEVPLTLPNDPRFRVFDENATSLLGCLLNPDCQSMSRMIDYMPTAWRVHGRVRGIALSRERFQFIFQREEDLLTVLKDRPWSYNHWAMVMERWTLNPPPDFLQTMQLWTRIRHIPINFYTSETMWKLAAEVGHMEEVAYDPKISQTKDYIRALVTFNTENPAKASRKLDTGGEIVTIEFEYEKLHKRCFHCLRLPHEKLRCPLLRKNQNRGLAKTGEGGPSLSIQVATPKEVSVKTGYARGASGVPSSIPRTPDQ; encoded by the coding sequence ATGATTTCTTTTAAGGTAGTTTCTCAGTTTTGCGTGATTATAGGAAGCTATTCTGGAATATCTTTTGCCTTTCTACCCAAGGTGGTTCAGAACCGTAGTATTCTCTTCATCGGAAACTCTCCTGTCCGAAGCAACATGGCTGATTCACTGCACAAAGCTATTCACTCGATGTCTTTAGAGGAGGAGGTTCCGCTGACTCTCCCGAATGATCCCCGTTTCAGAGTCTTCGATGAGAACGCTACAAGTCTACTGGGTTGTCTACTCAATCCAGACTGTCAATCAATGAGTCGCATGATTGACTACATGCCCACTGCATGGAGGGTCCATGGCAGAGTTCGGGGTATTGCGCTATCCAGGGAACGCTTTCAATTCATCTTTCAACGAGAGGAGGACTTGTTGACGGTGCTAAAGGACCGGCCCTGGTCGTACAACCATTGGGCTATGGTCATGGAGAGATGGACTCTCAACCCTCCGCCTGATTTTCTCCAAACGATGCAGCTTTGGACCAGGATCCGTCATATACCTATAAATTTCTACACATCAGAGACGATGTGGAAACTAGCTGCAGAAGTGGGTCACATGGAGGAAGTGGCCTACGATCCAAAAATCTCTCAGACAAAGGACTATATTCGGGCCCTGGTTACTTTCAATACTGAAAATCCGGCGAAGGCGTCTAGGAAACTGGACACTGGTGGAGAAATAGTGACTATAGAATTTGAGTATGAGAAGCTACATAAAAGATGCTTTCATTGTTTGCGCTTACCGCATGAAAAACTAAGGTGTCCGTTGCTGAGAAAGAATCAAAACAGAGGACTTGCTAAAACAGGGGAGGGTGGGCCTAGCTTATCCATTCAGGTGGCTACACCGAAGGAGGTATCTGTCAAAACCGGTTATGCAAGAGGGGCCTCCGGGGTTCCCTCCTCTATTCCCAGAACTCCCGATCAATGA